In Miscanthus floridulus cultivar M001 chromosome 5, ASM1932011v1, whole genome shotgun sequence, one genomic interval encodes:
- the LOC136450258 gene encoding GDSL esterase/lipase At4g10955-like: protein MDNALPGQKAGEVTATPDPFEFHVYGPRHLSSPSWWDLLRSSWKDPNYRRMVIACFIQGVYLLELDRQDKRDERTGLAPQWWRHFMYRLSQTLVDERDGSIYGAVLEWDRPALLAGYAPFRPAGAPAAVVALRGTLLSGATFRRDVVDDLRFLAWDSLKGSVRFAGALAALRSAARRHGAGSVCLGGHSLGAGFALQVGKALAKEGVFVECHVFNPPSVSLATSLRGFAETAGEVWGRVRAWLPYVGSAAAAAAPAAADASGEAKEVSLERAGTAKWLPHLYINTNDYICCYYTDAAAGTATVTVRGGGGGGSGSSKAAGGDGGMGKPGLARMVTVSKGPTNFLDAHGLQQWWADDVELQVALNHSKLIDRQLRSLYAAQPASPQGSL, encoded by the exons ATGGACAATGCACTGCCAGGCCAGAAAGCCGGCGAGGTCACAGCGACGCCGGATCCGTTCGAGTTCCATGTGTACGGCCCGCGACACCTGTCGTCCCCCAGCTGGTGGGATCTCCTCCGTTCGAGCTG GAAGGATCCCAACTACCGGCGGATGGTGATCGCGTGCTTCATCCAGGGGGTGTACCTGCTTGAGCTGGACCGGCAGGACAAGCGCGACGAGCGCACCGGCCTCGCGCCGCAGTGGTGGCGCCACTTCATGTACAGGCTCTCCCAGACACTGGTCGACGAGCGCGATGGTTCCATCTACGGCGCGGTGCTCGAGTGGGATCGCCCGGCCCTGCTAGCTGGCTACGCGCCGTTCCGCCCCGCCGGCGCGCCGGCCGCCGTCGTCGCGCTGCGCGGCACGCTGTTGAGCGGGGCCACGTTCCGGCGCGACGTCGTGGACGACctccggttcctggcctgggacAGCCTCAAGGGCTCGGTGCGGTTCGCCGGCGCGCTGGCCGCGCTGCGGTCCGCGGCGCGCAGGCACGGCGCGGGGAGCGTGTGCTTGGGCGGGCACTCGCTGGGCGCCGGGTTCGCGCTCCAGGTGGGCAAGGCGCTGGCCAAGGAAGGCGTGTTCGTGGAGTGCCACGTGTTCAACCCGCCGTCCGTGTCGCTGGCCACCAGCCTCAGGGGCTTCGCGGAGACGGCCGGCGAGGTGTGGGGCCGCGTGCGCGCGTGGCTGCCCTACGTGGGCtcagcggctgcggctgcggccccGGCCGCGGCGGACGCGAGCGGGGAGGCCAAGGAAGTGTCGCTGGAGCGCGCGGGGACGGCCAAGTGGCTGCCGCACCTGTACATCAACACCAACGACTACATCTGCTGCTACTACACCGACGCGGCGGCCGGGACGGCGACCGTGACggtgagaggaggaggaggaggagggagcggGAGCAGTAAGGCTGCTGGAGGGGACGGTGGCATGGGCAAGCCGGGGCTGGCGAGGATGGTGACGGTGTCCAAGGGCCCGACCAATTTCCTTGATGCGCACGGGCTGCAGCAGTGGTGGGCCGACGATGTGGAGCTGCAGGTGGCGCTCAACCACAGCAAACTCATCGACCGCCAGCTGAGGTCGCTCTATGCCGCGCAGCCGGCCTCGCCGCAAGGGAGCCTGTAG